A window of Pseudomonas putida genomic DNA:
AAACTTGCAGGCTCTCGATAGCGTATCCACGAAAGCGCCTTATTGTGGATAAATCATGGCTAGACGTTTGTTGGGGACTTATCGGCAGCATTCGGTTTTGAGCAGCATTCCTTTTCAAGTGAATGCTTATTCACCCTATGGCGTCATGGCAGCTGCTGCTGTGCCTGGGCTGGCGTTCTGTGGTCAGTATCGTGATCCACTGACGGGTGGCTACCCGTTGGGAAATGGCCGACGCTTTTACAGCCCAACCCTGATGCGATTCATGGCATTTGACTTCCTGAGTCCGTTCTCGAAGGGAGGTATCAACGGGTACGTCTACTGTGGCGCTGACCCGGTGAACCGCCATGATCCAAGTGGTGCCGCTTGGCTGAATGTTCTGCTCAGAGTCGTCGGCCTGGCGTCCAGTAGCGCCACCTTGTTTGGTGCAATTGTTCGCACCATGAGGAATATCGTGGGGCGTAGGGTTGCTATCCGGGAAAGTACCCATAACAACACGCCTTTTGTGCATCAAGACCTGGCCCCTGAGTTGAGGGTAGCCAATCAGCAGTTCGCCATGACGGGCGCTTTCGGTGTAGCCGGGCAAGTAACTGCTGCTGCATACGGCGTTAACCCGACCATGCAAACACTCACGGATGTGTTTGCGGCAGGTAATACGGTCGCCAACCTGAGCGGTGGTTTGATAGGGAGTTCTGCAGCAGGGCGAGAAGCGTTCGGATACTTGCGAGATCAGCCGCGTGAAATTGTGTCAGTGGCCTCGGAAACAATTGTGGACCTTACAATGGTGGACGAAATGTTGTCCGCAGTAGGCAGGGGGTTCCAGGGTGCAGCACGGCGGATAAGGTCGACCCGCCCTGCTGCACCTCACGTTGTGCAGGTATAGCCCCGCAGTACGCTTACTGCGCCTGCACTTCTTTCAGGTAAGGCGCCGGCTCCGCCCCCAGGTTGTTCAGCAGACGCTGGCTGTTACCAGTCAATGAAGTTGACCACGCCAAACTCGTAGGTCTTCGAGTACGGCCCTGGCTGGTAAGCAGTGGAGTTGATACCACGCTGGTTCTCTTCGGCCAGGCGACGGTCCTGGTCGTTGGTCGCGTCCCATACCTTGCGCATGTTCTCAGGGTTATAGTCCACGCCTTCCACGGCATCCTTGTGCACCAGCCACTTGGTGGTGACCATGGTTTCCTGGGCGCTGATCGGCCATACGGTGAACACGATCATGTGGTCGCCCATGCAGTGGTTCCACGAGTGCGGCAGGTGCAGGATGCGCATCGAGCCCAGGTCCGGGTTCTTGATGCGGCCCATCAGCTTCTGGCAGGCCTGCTTGCCGTCCATGGTCATCGATACGGTGCCCTTGAGCAGCGGCATGCGCACGATGCGGTTACGCAGGCCATGGCTCTTGTGCAGGTACGGGATTTTCTCGGCTTCCCAGGCGGCAGCGGAGGCGGCCACGTGGTCCTTGAATTCCTGGCTGGCGCGTGGGTCGTTGGTGTCGTCCCACTCCAGCAGGGTTTGCAGCAGCTCCGGGTGCGAACCGTTGCAGTGGTAGCACTCGCGGTTGTTTTCCAGCACCAGCTTCCAGTTGGCCTTTTCCATCAAGGTGGTCTGTACCGCCACCTTGGTGTTTTCCATGTCGTACGGTTCCATGTAATGGTCCAGGGTGGCCAGGAACTCGTCGATGGCGGGCGGGTTTTCCGCCAGGCTGATGAAGATGTAGCCACCGGCGACCTTCACGTTCACCGGCTTCAGGCCGTACTGGTTCATGTCGAAGTCGGCACCCATTTCGGTGCCGGCGAACAGCAGGCGGCCGTCCAGCTCGTAGGTCCACTGGTGGTAAGGGCAGACCAGCTTGGCCACCTTGCCTTTCTCACTGACGCACAGGCGCGAGCCACGGTGGCGGCAGACGTTATGGAAGGCATGCACCTTACCTTCGGCGCCACGCACCACGATGATCGGGTTCTTGCCGATTTGCAGGGTGATGTAGTTGCCCTTGGCCGGGATCTCGCAAGTCATGCCGGCGATCAGCCACTCCTTGTGGAAGATCTCCTGCATGTCGATCTGGAACAGACGCTCGTCGTTGTAGAAAGGCTGGGGCAGCGAGTAGGTTCGCTCGCGGGTCTGCAGCATCTCGGCGGTGGCCTTGCGTGCTGGTTCCAGTGGATCGCCCAGGCTCAGGGTTGCGGTGACGTCCATCGTGTATTCCTCGGGGCCGTGTGCGGCCGGCAAAAGGTGGCTAATCGTTGTTGTGGTGCCGCAAGGCTGCTCATCAAGAAACAGCTGGTTGTTTTGCCGTGGAGTGTGCGTCCGAAGGCGCCATGAACCGTATCCATGGGCGACATGGCCGATTTGAATTACGACGCGCCAGCCCTTGCAGCGCGGGGCTGGTCGCGATAAGCACGCCGATGTCGCTGGCAGGAATGTACGTCGTCTTCAGCTTGCGCATTATCCAAGCCATAAAAGGCCAATAGTCGGCTGCTGGAGATGAACATGTCCGATACCTTCCTCAATCCGGTCACCACCCAGACCTGGGCCAACGGCCGCCACATCGTGCGCTGCGTCAAGGTCATCCAGGAGACCTGGGACGTGCGCACGTTCTGCTTCATGGCCGACCAGCCGATCATGTTCTTCTTCAAGCCAGGGCAGTTCGTCACCCTGGAGCTGGAGATCGAAGGCAAGCCGGTAATGCGTTCCTACACCATCTCCAGCTCACCGTCGGTGCCCTACAGCTTTTCGATCACCGTCAAGCGTGTACCGGGTGGCCTGGTGTCCAACTTCCTTCACGACACCATGCACGAAGGCGCCGAGCTGCCGGTGCACGGCCCGGTGGGGTTGTTCAACGCCATCGACTTCCCTGCGCAGAAGGTGCTGTACCTCTCGGGCGGTGTCGGTATCACCCCGGTCATGTCGATGGCACGCTGGTTCTACGACACCAACGGCAATGTCGACATGGTCTTCGTGCACAGCGCCCGTTCGCCGAAGGACATCATCTACCACCGCGAGCTGGAGCAGATGGCCTCGCGCATCCCCAATTTCAGCCTGCACATCATTTGTGAAAAGCATGGCCTGGGTGAGCCGTGGGCGGGTTATCGCGGTTATCTCAACCAGCGCCTGATGGAGCTGATCGCGCCGGACTACATGGAGCGCGTAGTGTTCTGCTGTGGCCCGACGCCGTACATGAGTGCGGTCAAGCGCATGCTCGAAGCGGTCGGCTTCGACATGAAGAACTACCACGAGGAATCGTTTGGTGCGACGCCGCCTGAGGCCAAGGCCGATGCGGTGGAGCACGCAGAGCAGGCTGCCGACGCGCCGGAACTGGACGCGGCCGACCTCAACCTGGTGGAGTTCATCGGCAGCGAGAAGAGTATTCGCATTGCCCCGGGCGAGACCGTGCATGCGGCGGCGGCGAAGGTTGGCCTGATGATCCCGAAAGCCTGCGGCATGGGTATTTGCGGTACCTGCAAGGTACTCAAACTGGGCGGTGAAGTAGAGATGGAGCACAACGGCGGCATTACCGAAGAGGACGAAGCCGAGGGCTACATCCTGTCGTGCTGCAGCGTGCCGAAAGGGGATGTACGGATCGATTACTGATCTGAAATTGCAGGGGGCTGCTTTGCAGCCCATCGCCGGCAAGCCAGCTCCCACAGGTACTGTATAGCGCGGTCGGTGTGGGAGCTGGCTTGCCGGCGATGGGCCGCAAAGCGGCCCCTATGGTTTCAGGTACGGAATCGGGCTACCAGGCCATTGAGGTCCACGGCAAGGCGCGATAGCTCCGCACTCGCCGCACTGGTCTGATGCGCCCCGGTAGCACTCTGCACCGACAGATCATTGATGTTCACCAGGTTGCGGTCCACTTCCCGCGCCACCTGCGCCTGCTCTTCCGCAGCGCTGGCAATCACCAGGTTGCGTTCGTTGATCTGCGCCACCGCCCCGGCAATGGTATCCAGCGCCAAGCCCGCGCCACGGGCGATATTCAGGGTCGATTCGGCACGTTCGGTGCTGGTGCGCATCGACTCCACGGCCTCTCCGGTACCGCTCTGAATGCTGCCGATCATCCGCTCGATCTCGCTGGTCGACTGCTGGGTACGGTGGGCCAGCGCCCGCACTTCATCGGCGACCACGGCAAAACCACGGCCTGCCTCGCCGGCACGTGCCGCCTCGATCGCCGCGTTGAGTGCCAGCAGGTTGGTCTGGTCTGCCAGGCCACGGATCACATCGAGCACCTTGCCGATATCACGCGACTGTTCGGCCAGGTGGGTGATCAGCTTGGCGGTGGCTTGTACGTCGCCGCTCATGCGCTCGATGGCGCCCACGGTCTCCATTACCAGGTCGCGGCCATCGCCAGCCGAACGGCTGGCTTCGCTGGAGGCTTCCGAGGTGCTGACTGCATTGCGCGCCACTTCCTCCACGGCGCTGGTCATCTCGGTCACCGCCGTGGCGGCCTGTTCGATTTCGTTGTTCTGCTGCTGCAGGCCTCGGGCGCTTTCGTCGGTGACGGCGTTCAGCTCTTCGGCAGCCGAGGCCAGCTGGGTGGCGGAGCCGGCGATCTGCTGCAGGGTATCGCGCAGCTTGTCCTGCATGCGGGCCATGGCCCGCAGCAGGCGGGCGGCTTCGTCGCTGCCTTCGGCGCGGATGATGTGGGTCAGGTCGCCATCGGCAACTTGCTCGGCGCTCTTGAGGGCTTCTTCGATCGGCTTGACGATGCTGCGGGTCAGCAGGAAGGCACAGAGCAAGGTCAGCACGGTGGCGGTGACCAGCAGGCTGATGACCAGGGTAAAGGCGGTGCTGTACTGGCTGGCAGCTGTCTGGTTGGTGGCGCGGGTCTGCTCGGTGTTGATGCGCACCAAGGTCTCCATGACCTTGTTGATCTGCTCGGAGTTGGCCAGTAGGTCGCGGTTGAGCAGGTCGCGCAGTTCGTCGATACGGCCGGCCTGGCTCAGGCTGCGCATGCGCGACTCAAGCTGGCGGTATTGGGTGAGTAGCTGGACGTATTGATCGTACGCGGCCTGTTCGTCGGCGGCGCTGATCAGCGGCAGGTATACCTGGCGGGCACGGTCGATCTCGAGGTTGCGCTGGTCCAGCAGGCTCAGGGTTTCCTGCTGGGTCTGCGCCTCGCGGTTCACCAGCAGGCGGTAGGAGAGGCTGCGCAGGCGCAGGTTCAGCGCATTGATCTCATCGAGAACCTTGATGCTGGGCACGCTGATCTGCTCGATGACCAGGCCGGCCTGGCGGATGTTACCCATCTGCACCAGGGAGAAGATACCGAGGCCGAGCATCAGCAGGCCGATAAGGGCAAAGCCGAGCAGCGCGCGCGGGGCGATGTTCATGTTGCGTAGTGACATGGTATGGGCAGATCCAGGCTAGTGAGGGTGACGCAGTCAGTGCGACGGAATATGACTCTCCGGGATATCGGTCGGGCCGAGTCACGCTTGAGGGCGCCCGGCGAAAATTGTGCGGTTGCAGGCGTTTCCTGAACCGGCGGTTGACCCAGGTCGGAACAAGGGTGTGGATCCTCTGTCAATCTGCGGGTTAGACACTTCGTGAATCCGATATTTAATGGCGATGGGCTGCACTTTTCTTTATCGTGTGCGCCCCTCGCAACAACCTGAGATAGACCCATGCTGGAATCCTCCCTGAATCAAATCGAG
This region includes:
- the gbcB gene encoding glycine-betaine demethylase subunit GbcB; amino-acid sequence: MSDTFLNPVTTQTWANGRHIVRCVKVIQETWDVRTFCFMADQPIMFFFKPGQFVTLELEIEGKPVMRSYTISSSPSVPYSFSITVKRVPGGLVSNFLHDTMHEGAELPVHGPVGLFNAIDFPAQKVLYLSGGVGITPVMSMARWFYDTNGNVDMVFVHSARSPKDIIYHRELEQMASRIPNFSLHIICEKHGLGEPWAGYRGYLNQRLMELIAPDYMERVVFCCGPTPYMSAVKRMLEAVGFDMKNYHEESFGATPPEAKADAVEHAEQAADAPELDAADLNLVEFIGSEKSIRIAPGETVHAAAAKVGLMIPKACGMGICGTCKVLKLGGEVEMEHNGGITEEDEAEGYILSCCSVPKGDVRIDY
- a CDS encoding RHS repeat-associated core domain-containing protein; this encodes MARRLLGTYRQHSVLSSIPFQVNAYSPYGVMAAAAVPGLAFCGQYRDPLTGGYPLGNGRRFYSPTLMRFMAFDFLSPFSKGGINGYVYCGADPVNRHDPSGAAWLNVLLRVVGLASSSATLFGAIVRTMRNIVGRRVAIRESTHNNTPFVHQDLAPELRVANQQFAMTGAFGVAGQVTAAAYGVNPTMQTLTDVFAAGNTVANLSGGLIGSSAAGREAFGYLRDQPREIVSVASETIVDLTMVDEMLSAVGRGFQGAARRIRSTRPAAPHVVQV
- a CDS encoding methyl-accepting chemotaxis protein; the encoded protein is MSLRNMNIAPRALLGFALIGLLMLGLGIFSLVQMGNIRQAGLVIEQISVPSIKVLDEINALNLRLRSLSYRLLVNREAQTQQETLSLLDQRNLEIDRARQVYLPLISAADEQAAYDQYVQLLTQYRQLESRMRSLSQAGRIDELRDLLNRDLLANSEQINKVMETLVRINTEQTRATNQTAASQYSTAFTLVISLLVTATVLTLLCAFLLTRSIVKPIEEALKSAEQVADGDLTHIIRAEGSDEAARLLRAMARMQDKLRDTLQQIAGSATQLASAAEELNAVTDESARGLQQQNNEIEQAATAVTEMTSAVEEVARNAVSTSEASSEASRSAGDGRDLVMETVGAIERMSGDVQATAKLITHLAEQSRDIGKVLDVIRGLADQTNLLALNAAIEAARAGEAGRGFAVVADEVRALAHRTQQSTSEIERMIGSIQSGTGEAVESMRTSTERAESTLNIARGAGLALDTIAGAVAQINERNLVIASAAEEQAQVAREVDRNLVNINDLSVQSATGAHQTSAASAELSRLAVDLNGLVARFRT